The genome window AAGCCGATCAGCAGGGACACCAGCACCACGAGCCCGACCGAGATCATGTTGGACACGAGCGACGTGAGCACGTGCGCCCAGAGCACGCTCGACCGGGCGATCGGCATGGACTGGAAGCGCTCGAAGATGCCGCCCTGGAGGTCCATGAACAGCCGGTAGGAGGTGTACCCGATGCCCGACGCGATCGTGATCAGCATGATCCCGGGGAGCAGGTAGTTCACGTACGAGCCCGAGTCGGGGCCGGTGTTGATGGCGCCGCCGAGGACGAACACGAACAGCAACATGAGGGCGATCGGTGTGATCGTGACCGTGATGATCGTGTCCAGGCTGCGCGTGATGTGCTTCATGGACCGTCCGGTCAGGACGGTGGTGTCTGCGACGAAGTTCGCGGTGGACATCAGGACTCCTTCGACGGCTGCGTCTCGGCGGCCGCGGATTCGGTGGAGGGTGAGGCCGGCGCGGCGGCCGAGGCCGACGGGCCGACGATGGCGAGGAACACGTCCTCGAGGCTGGGCTGCTTCTCCACGTACTCGACCTGCGCCGGCGGGAGGAGCTGCTTGAGCTCGGCGAGTGTGCCGTTGGCGATGATGCGGCCCTCGTGGAGGATCGCGATGCGGTCGGCGAGCTGCTCCGCCTCGTCCAGGTACTGCGTGGTGAGCAGCACCGTGGTGCCGCGGCCGGCGAGGCGCTTGACGGTGTCCCACACCTCCAGGCGGGCCTGCGGGTCGAGGCCGGTGGTCGGCTCGTCGAGGAACACCACCGGCGGCTGGCCGATGAGGCTCATCGCGATGTCGAGCCGGCGGCGCATGCCTCCCGAGTACGTGCCGACCTTGCGGCCTCCCGCGTCGGTGAGCGAGAAGCGGGCGAGCAGCTCGTCCGCGATCCCGGCCGGGTTCTTGAGGTGGCGGAGCCGGGCGACCAGGATGAGGTTCTCCCGGCCGCTGAGGATCTCGTCCACCGCCGCGAACTGCCCGGTGAGGCTGATCGAGTTGCGGACCTCGTCCGGCTTGCGGGCCACGTCGAACCCGTTCACGGTGGCGGTGCCCTTGTCGCTCTGCAGCAGGGTGGAGAGGATCTTCACCGCCGTGGTCTTGCCCGCCCCGTTGGAGCCGAGGAGGGCGAAGATGCTGCCGGGCTGGACGTCGAAGT of Leifsonia shinshuensis contains these proteins:
- a CDS encoding ABC transporter permease, which produces MSTANFVADTTVLTGRSMKHITRSLDTIITVTITPIALMLLFVFVLGGAINTGPDSGSYVNYLLPGIMLITIASGIGYTSYRLFMDLQGGIFERFQSMPIARSSVLWAHVLTSLVSNMISVGLVVLVSLLIGFRTGASVLAWLGVAGILVLFTLALTWVAVIAGLSAKTVDGAGAFAYPLIFLPFISSAFVPTNTMPAPVAWFAEHQPVTPIVDTIRALFAEQPVTGDIWIALAWCVGILVVAYGFATAIYRRRISRG
- a CDS encoding ABC transporter ATP-binding protein, which gives rise to MSTTTTTGPAIQVRGLEKSYKDVHVLRGVDFDVQPGSIFALLGSNGAGKTTAVKILSTLLQSDKGTATVNGFDVARKPDEVRNSISLTGQFAAVDEILSGRENLILVARLRHLKNPAGIADELLARFSLTDAGGRKVGTYSGGMRRRLDIAMSLIGQPPVVFLDEPTTGLDPQARLEVWDTVKRLAGRGTTVLLTTQYLDEAEQLADRIAILHEGRIIANGTLAELKQLLPPAQVEYVEKQPSLEDVFLAIVGPSASAAAPASPSTESAAAETQPSKES